The following proteins are encoded in a genomic region of Paraburkholderia flagellata:
- a CDS encoding tautomerase family protein, whose translation MPLIDFSYAVGSLSPDARSRLADKMWSTALHWEGIEVNETSGSVAWVYFDERPRDHVTVAGHVPGQNIYRLNVRVMTGFMDQARIDNLARELTELVLEADGTKGDGSGPRVFCIIEKIPSGSWSIDGKTWTTVFTAQTLKLENARIAAMEKAVASRPRIDVPYEAKS comes from the coding sequence ATGCCGCTTATCGATTTCAGTTATGCAGTGGGTTCGTTGAGCCCAGACGCCCGCAGCCGTCTTGCGGACAAGATGTGGTCCACTGCGCTGCATTGGGAGGGAATCGAAGTCAACGAAACCTCGGGCTCCGTTGCATGGGTCTACTTCGACGAACGCCCACGCGATCATGTCACCGTGGCCGGCCACGTACCCGGCCAAAACATCTACCGGCTCAACGTGCGGGTCATGACGGGGTTCATGGACCAGGCACGCATCGACAATCTCGCACGCGAGTTGACCGAGTTGGTCCTTGAAGCCGACGGAACAAAAGGCGACGGGAGCGGACCGCGCGTCTTCTGCATTATCGAAAAGATTCCAAGCGGGTCGTGGAGCATCGACGGGAAAACATGGACCACAGTCTTCACCGCGCAAACGCTGAAACTCGAGAATGCACGCATCGCCGCTATGGAAAAGGCTGTGGCGTCGCGGCCGCGCATTGATGTCCCGTACGAAGCGAAATCGTAG
- a CDS encoding LysR family transcriptional regulator — MDYVESLRVFRTVVEARSFTRAADTLGVTTPVVSRAIASLEQRLGNRLFHRTTRQISLTETAERFYERCVRILDDIDALEAETFNEAREATGVLRLVAHTTATVNLLVPLLASFKLQNPKVSLEVTLIERPVDLVADGYDLGIVVPYMLTSDTTVTKLLERIPQVIVASPEYLKKHRHPGEPADLAEHDFVAVSPSIKKPALAFKVGQEDVSIPLKFDVASNNPMFNREMVLQGFGLGVLPEALIRDDLASGRLVRLLEGFDLADSAIEIRLAYLTRTLMPAKVRAFIDHATAFAQSHL, encoded by the coding sequence ATGGATTACGTTGAATCGTTGCGGGTATTTCGTACGGTGGTCGAGGCGCGCAGTTTCACGCGAGCAGCTGACACGCTGGGCGTTACGACGCCTGTTGTTTCTCGCGCGATTGCGTCCCTGGAGCAGCGGTTGGGAAACCGGCTGTTTCACCGAACCACCCGCCAAATCTCGTTGACCGAGACCGCTGAGCGCTTCTACGAACGTTGCGTCAGGATTCTCGATGATATCGATGCGCTCGAGGCGGAGACGTTCAACGAGGCCAGAGAGGCCACGGGAGTGCTACGCCTCGTTGCACATACCACAGCTACCGTGAACCTTCTGGTGCCGCTTCTCGCGAGCTTCAAGTTGCAAAACCCCAAGGTCAGCCTCGAAGTCACGCTTATCGAGCGCCCCGTTGATCTGGTTGCCGATGGCTACGACCTCGGGATCGTTGTGCCTTATATGCTCACGAGTGACACGACGGTAACCAAATTGCTGGAACGCATCCCGCAGGTGATTGTTGCCTCGCCAGAGTATTTAAAGAAACATCGCCACCCGGGTGAACCTGCTGATCTCGCCGAGCATGACTTTGTGGCAGTGTCCCCGTCGATCAAGAAGCCGGCGCTCGCATTCAAGGTAGGGCAGGAAGACGTTTCGATCCCGTTGAAGTTCGATGTCGCTTCCAATAACCCCATGTTCAATCGGGAGATGGTCCTGCAGGGCTTCGGCTTGGGCGTATTGCCGGAAGCGTTGATACGTGACGACCTTGCTTCTGGGCGCCTTGTGAGGTTGCTCGAAGGCTTTGATCTAGCCGATAGCGCAATTGAAATCCGGCTGGCGTATTTGACTAGAACCCTCATGCCCGCAAAAGTGCGGGCGTTTATCGATCACGCGACTGCATTCGCGCAATCTCATCTCTAG
- a CDS encoding superinfection immunity protein yields the protein MRTVIAYVLLVAVAVAYFTPSLIARRRMKQEAARIFLFNLLLGWTVAGWLGVMSWATGSREADSRSAENALLWQRSIRNLRRGRGPRC from the coding sequence ATGCGTACTGTTATTGCGTACGTTTTGCTTGTAGCGGTTGCTGTCGCGTATTTCACGCCATCCTTGATTGCTCGCCGGCGCATGAAGCAGGAAGCCGCGAGAATATTTCTGTTCAATCTGCTTCTTGGCTGGACGGTGGCGGGCTGGCTGGGCGTGATGAGTTGGGCCACAGGTTCACGAGAAGCCGATTCGCGAAGTGCGGAGAACGCGCTCCTGTGGCAGCGTTCAATCAGAAATTTGCGGCGGGGACGCGGACCTCGCTGCTGA
- a CDS encoding porin, whose translation MERVAREHILVLSIAIAGGTPTLALAQSSVTLYGIVDAGVSYVNNVATKPGTVGASKFQETTGVGLPSRWGIRGIEDLGGGNSAVFVLENGFSVANGTMLQGSRLFGRQAYVGLQNNAIGTFSMGRQYEPLVDFVGPFVSSRQWGTQYGAHVGDVDNLYTTFRLNNTVKFESVNFAGFTLGGLYAFSNQAAGSDGEGFANNRAWSVGGSYARNSLSLGVAHFHLSEPSAGATGGSNTSGAVVGDYLSTTSIFYARPVTTQDITGAGIAYEMSQFTIGGAYTFVKLRYADHTNFSISNYEVNGRYRFTPALQAGLAVIYSVGNVGGASSMANVSDGPHPHWVQFNTGLVYSLSKLTDLYGAVVYQKALNGALTAAINNIGGPSGTNSRYQIAATAGVRHRF comes from the coding sequence ATGGAAAGGGTTGCCAGAGAACATATACTGGTTCTGTCTATTGCTATTGCCGGGGGAACACCCACTCTCGCGCTTGCGCAGAGTAGCGTGACGCTCTACGGAATCGTGGACGCCGGGGTAAGCTATGTAAACAACGTTGCGACGAAGCCTGGCACTGTAGGGGCCAGCAAATTTCAGGAAACAACGGGAGTTGGATTACCCTCGCGTTGGGGCATTCGCGGTATCGAGGATCTCGGAGGCGGGAATTCCGCTGTCTTCGTGCTGGAGAACGGCTTTAGCGTGGCAAACGGCACGATGCTGCAAGGCTCGCGCTTGTTCGGACGGCAGGCCTATGTGGGGCTGCAGAACAACGCAATCGGGACGTTCTCAATGGGGCGCCAGTACGAACCCCTCGTGGATTTCGTCGGACCGTTCGTGTCGTCGCGGCAATGGGGAACGCAGTACGGCGCGCACGTTGGCGACGTCGATAACCTCTACACTACATTTCGGCTGAACAACACGGTCAAGTTCGAGAGCGTAAATTTTGCGGGATTCACACTCGGTGGACTCTACGCGTTTAGCAATCAGGCAGCCGGTTCAGACGGAGAAGGATTCGCGAACAACAGGGCGTGGAGTGTGGGCGGCAGCTACGCGCGCAATTCGCTTTCGTTGGGCGTCGCCCATTTTCACCTCAGCGAACCGTCGGCAGGAGCCACAGGCGGGAGCAATACTTCTGGCGCTGTCGTGGGTGACTATTTGAGCACGACATCGATATTCTATGCGCGACCGGTAACCACACAGGACATCACGGGCGCCGGAATTGCCTACGAGATGAGTCAGTTCACGATCGGGGGTGCTTATACCTTTGTCAAGCTGCGGTATGCGGATCACACCAATTTCTCGATCTCCAATTACGAAGTGAACGGCAGGTATCGATTCACGCCCGCCTTGCAAGCCGGCTTGGCCGTCATCTACAGCGTCGGCAATGTAGGAGGCGCGTCGTCCATGGCCAACGTCAGCGATGGTCCTCATCCACACTGGGTTCAGTTCAACACCGGGTTGGTTTACTCACTGAGCAAGCTCACCGATCTTTACGGTGCTGTGGTGTATCAAAAGGCTTTGAACGGGGCGCTGACGGCGGCCATCAACAACATTGGCGGCCCAAGCGGCACGAATTCCCGTTATCAGATCGCTGCGACGGCCGGCGTGAGGCATCGATTCTAG
- a CDS encoding MFS transporter, with amino-acid sequence MSVLFEADTVKPVGESDRELSKAFLSSEWRIIPLLFCLWMLAWVDRANVAFAKLQMLSDLRFSETVYGLGAGLFFLGYVVMGVPATALQQRWGARTLISAIAIGWGLTSVAMMFVSSPTMFYALRFLLGAFEAGFYPGVILYFNEWFPTKRRTRNFSIFHSAAICSTIAVGVSGGFVLEHMSGILGLAGWRWMFVLQAVPTVLLGCVAAFVLPDGPASARWLSARERELILHSVAEDRRSFAPTTGKSSALFANPMIWILAAIYFCILTANSALGFFMPTILREAGFGGYRDIGNAIAAICLVGAGGNIAFSTFASRYRDVRWHAAIASLVSVASLIVLVFSWHSDRTMTFFTLALAIAGTGAGVSLFWQIPMRFMKAAETTLAVPLISSVANVAGFLTPWLTGYVKDVSGSYASGFITAGAVQALAAFMLVAGIPLVARRLSVD; translated from the coding sequence ATGAGCGTGTTGTTCGAAGCGGATACAGTGAAACCGGTCGGTGAGTCGGACCGTGAACTGAGCAAGGCATTTCTGTCGTCGGAATGGCGCATCATTCCGCTCCTCTTTTGCCTGTGGATGCTGGCGTGGGTGGACCGTGCCAACGTGGCCTTCGCGAAGCTTCAGATGCTGTCCGATCTGCGCTTTAGCGAAACGGTGTACGGTCTCGGCGCAGGGCTGTTCTTTCTAGGCTACGTCGTCATGGGGGTTCCGGCTACAGCGCTTCAACAACGCTGGGGCGCGCGAACCCTCATCTCTGCAATTGCAATTGGCTGGGGATTGACGAGCGTCGCGATGATGTTCGTCAGTTCGCCAACGATGTTCTATGCACTTCGATTCCTTCTCGGTGCTTTCGAAGCAGGATTCTATCCTGGCGTGATTCTCTACTTCAACGAATGGTTTCCAACAAAACGTCGTACGCGTAATTTCAGCATCTTCCATTCTGCGGCCATCTGCTCGACCATTGCGGTTGGCGTGAGCGGCGGCTTCGTGCTCGAACATATGAGCGGGATTCTGGGGCTTGCCGGTTGGCGGTGGATGTTCGTGCTGCAGGCCGTACCCACGGTATTGCTCGGTTGCGTCGCTGCCTTTGTGCTTCCGGACGGACCGGCTAGCGCCAGGTGGCTATCGGCGCGCGAACGCGAACTGATATTGCACAGTGTCGCGGAAGATCGACGGAGCTTCGCTCCAACGACGGGAAAATCATCGGCGCTTTTCGCCAATCCGATGATCTGGATACTGGCTGCGATCTACTTTTGTATTCTGACCGCGAATTCGGCCTTGGGCTTCTTCATGCCGACTATTCTGCGCGAAGCGGGATTTGGTGGATACCGGGACATCGGCAACGCAATTGCAGCGATCTGCCTGGTCGGTGCGGGAGGCAATATCGCATTTTCGACTTTTGCGAGCCGGTATCGAGACGTTCGTTGGCATGCCGCGATTGCATCACTCGTCAGCGTCGCGAGCTTGATTGTGCTGGTTTTTTCGTGGCACAGCGATCGGACGATGACGTTTTTCACGCTCGCGCTCGCGATCGCGGGAACCGGTGCAGGCGTGTCGCTATTCTGGCAAATCCCGATGCGGTTCATGAAAGCGGCTGAAACGACCCTGGCCGTTCCGCTCATCAGTTCGGTAGCGAACGTCGCCGGTTTCCTTACTCCGTGGTTGACCGGTTATGTGAAGGACGTCTCTGGAAGTTACGCAAGCGGATTCATAACGGCGGGAGCCGTTCAAGCACTTGCAGCCTTTATGCTGGTTGCCGGCATTCCCCTCGTTGCCCGGCGACTATCTGTCGACTAG
- the fahA gene encoding fumarylacetoacetase — MRLDHTHDAAAKSWVESANQPECAFPIQNLPFSVFRRAGTSEAFRGGVALGDYVIDLKAIAALGDLSESAAQAVLACTAPTLNAFLALGPHAWRALRHALFAWFSKGEAQAHIDELEGCLVPQANAEYALPVQIGDYTDFYTSIDHARNIVKLLRPDGSISPNFQWMPIAYHGRVSSIGLSGQPVRRPVGQRVAAGKREPELGPCARLDYELELGIFIGVGNEQGARIPVESAEAHVFGLCLLNDWSARDIQSWESAPLGPFLAKNFATTISPWIVTMDALAPFRTAWVRPEGDPQPLEYLALQETDDRAFDIQLEVAIETADARRSGRCASRVSRTSFRHQYWSIAQMVAHHTIGGCNLRPGDLLGSGTISGPTSSEAGALIELSRAGESPVELAGGETRAFLEDGDVVVMRGWCERPGFVSIGFGENCGEIIPAKWE, encoded by the coding sequence ATGCGCCTTGATCATACCCACGACGCCGCCGCGAAGAGTTGGGTCGAATCGGCAAACCAGCCCGAATGCGCATTTCCGATTCAAAACCTGCCGTTCAGTGTATTTCGGCGTGCGGGAACATCGGAAGCGTTTCGTGGCGGCGTCGCCCTGGGCGACTACGTCATCGACCTGAAGGCCATTGCGGCGCTTGGTGATCTTTCGGAGAGCGCAGCCCAGGCTGTCCTGGCCTGTACTGCGCCAACGCTGAATGCTTTCCTGGCTCTCGGGCCGCACGCGTGGCGCGCGCTGCGCCACGCGCTCTTCGCCTGGTTCAGCAAAGGCGAAGCGCAGGCACATATTGACGAACTCGAAGGCTGTCTCGTGCCGCAAGCGAATGCCGAATATGCGCTGCCGGTTCAGATCGGCGACTACACGGACTTTTATACGTCGATCGATCACGCGCGAAATATCGTCAAGCTGCTGCGGCCGGATGGCTCGATCTCGCCGAATTTCCAGTGGATGCCGATCGCTTACCACGGGAGAGTGTCGAGTATCGGGTTGTCGGGGCAGCCCGTGCGACGGCCAGTAGGGCAACGTGTTGCTGCTGGAAAGCGAGAGCCTGAACTCGGACCGTGCGCCCGACTGGACTATGAACTGGAACTGGGCATTTTCATTGGCGTTGGCAACGAGCAGGGCGCACGCATTCCTGTTGAGTCGGCCGAAGCGCACGTGTTTGGCCTTTGTCTGCTCAATGACTGGTCGGCGCGCGACATTCAATCGTGGGAGTCGGCCCCGCTCGGTCCATTCCTCGCCAAGAATTTCGCCACCACCATATCGCCGTGGATCGTCACCATGGACGCGCTTGCGCCGTTTCGCACGGCGTGGGTTCGTCCGGAAGGAGATCCGCAACCGCTGGAATATCTGGCTTTGCAGGAGACCGATGATCGTGCGTTCGATATTCAGCTGGAAGTGGCTATCGAAACAGCTGACGCGCGACGAAGTGGGAGGTGTGCCAGCCGGGTTTCGCGTACGAGCTTCCGGCACCAGTACTGGAGCATCGCGCAAATGGTCGCGCACCACACAATCGGTGGGTGCAATCTGCGCCCCGGTGATCTGCTAGGTAGCGGAACGATTTCCGGCCCGACGTCTTCGGAAGCCGGTGCATTGATCGAGTTGTCTCGTGCCGGAGAGTCTCCTGTCGAACTTGCCGGCGGCGAGACACGCGCATTTCTCGAAGACGGAGACGTCGTTGTCATGAGGGGGTGGTGTGAGCGGCCTGGCTTCGTGAGCATCGGCTTTGGTGAGAACTGCGGCGAGATCATCCCCGCAAAATGGGAATGA
- a CDS encoding CaiB/BaiF CoA transferase family protein, protein MGAPLEGLKVIDFTRVLAGPLCTKTLRDLGAEVIKIEPPSGDTGRGGVPHIGTMSVYYAQQNAGKRNLSLDLNWPEARAIVADLCREADIIVENFRPGTLARFGLGYEQVREFNLAVVYVSMSGYGQTGPWRNRPAFAPTVQAETGLTDILREHYDFGPEEMKNDACSHADVYTGLHGVIAVLSALQQRNRTGEGQHVDVSMAATMLAVNERAGAQLSGVDTNGEPPALSATESHIFRMPDGRHVTIAASPIYTPMFIRFCSMMRRTDLLLDPRFATAHLRRQNLDALLAEVRAWILTFTDLDELQAQVSEQGLAIGVVRTTNELADSEWAAEWGAIVEIDDRTGGTMRMPGPPWRFSGATLPAPGIPAFQGEHNVELLTEREVDPALIQELRERRILLSRRSLRGEFDAP, encoded by the coding sequence ATGGGTGCGCCTCTCGAGGGACTGAAGGTTATCGACTTCACGCGCGTGCTGGCGGGGCCGCTGTGTACGAAGACGCTGCGCGATCTTGGCGCCGAAGTGATCAAGATCGAGCCGCCCAGTGGTGACACGGGCCGTGGCGGCGTTCCCCATATCGGAACGATGTCTGTCTACTACGCCCAGCAGAACGCGGGGAAACGCAATCTCAGTCTGGATTTGAACTGGCCTGAGGCGCGAGCCATCGTCGCCGACCTGTGCCGCGAGGCCGACATCATTGTCGAGAACTTCCGGCCGGGCACACTCGCTCGATTTGGTCTCGGTTACGAGCAGGTGCGTGAATTCAACCTTGCCGTTGTCTATGTTTCGATGAGCGGCTATGGTCAGACCGGGCCGTGGCGCAACCGACCGGCATTTGCGCCGACTGTCCAGGCGGAGACGGGGCTGACCGATATTTTGCGTGAGCACTATGACTTCGGTCCGGAGGAGATGAAGAACGACGCCTGCAGCCATGCCGACGTCTATACGGGTCTCCATGGCGTCATCGCCGTGCTCTCCGCACTCCAGCAGCGAAACCGGACAGGCGAAGGCCAGCACGTGGACGTTTCGATGGCGGCGACCATGCTGGCTGTCAACGAACGCGCAGGCGCACAGTTGTCCGGCGTGGACACCAACGGTGAACCGCCAGCGCTGAGCGCCACGGAATCGCACATTTTTCGCATGCCGGATGGCCGTCATGTCACCATCGCCGCCAGTCCGATCTATACGCCGATGTTCATCCGGTTCTGTTCGATGATGCGGCGCACCGATCTGCTGCTCGATCCCCGGTTCGCCACTGCCCATCTTCGGCGACAGAACCTCGATGCGTTACTTGCCGAGGTCCGGGCATGGATTCTGACGTTCACGGACCTGGACGAACTGCAGGCGCAGGTAAGCGAACAGGGTCTTGCCATCGGCGTCGTACGTACAACGAATGAATTGGCGGATTCCGAATGGGCCGCGGAATGGGGGGCGATCGTCGAGATCGACGACCGGACCGGCGGGACGATGCGCATGCCGGGGCCGCCGTGGCGCTTCAGCGGTGCGACGCTGCCCGCACCCGGCATTCCAGCTTTTCAGGGCGAACACAATGTAGAACTGCTGACCGAGCGAGAAGTCGACCCGGCACTGATTCAGGAGCTTCGCGAACGGCGGATCCTGCTGAGCCGCCGTAGCCTGCGCGGGGAATTCGATGCGCCTTGA
- a CDS encoding enoyl-CoA hydratase/isomerase family protein — translation MSTVVFEKDGAVGVVTMSKPPHNLIEDTFLKDLLAAYSKAVEEGCRSILLRSAMRHFCAGADVAGFAGGGRRRDQAGLDALLDALENVPLPSVAAVHGGALGGGLELALTCDMIVAADTAFFAAAEASLGLLPLLGGVQRVVQRAGPARAKEIAMFGRRHDPAALERWGVINLVTAESELPAVSMSWARQLAAGPTVALKGIKMLANLSARHGIAGADARQTEISNMMWASADQKRGLESFAKSGPGSAIFEGN, via the coding sequence ATGAGCACAGTCGTGTTTGAGAAGGACGGCGCAGTGGGCGTCGTCACGATGTCGAAGCCGCCTCACAACCTCATCGAGGATACGTTCCTCAAGGATCTTCTCGCTGCGTACAGCAAGGCAGTCGAAGAGGGATGCCGGTCCATCCTGCTGCGCAGTGCAATGCGCCATTTTTGCGCGGGCGCCGACGTTGCGGGCTTTGCCGGCGGCGGCCGGCGCCGTGACCAGGCCGGCCTCGACGCGTTGCTCGACGCGCTTGAAAACGTGCCGCTGCCTTCGGTCGCGGCGGTCCACGGTGGCGCGCTCGGCGGGGGACTCGAATTAGCGCTGACCTGCGACATGATCGTTGCGGCCGACACGGCCTTCTTCGCTGCAGCCGAGGCGAGTCTGGGTCTGCTTCCGCTTCTTGGCGGCGTGCAACGCGTGGTTCAACGCGCAGGTCCGGCGCGAGCCAAGGAGATTGCGATGTTCGGCCGGCGCCACGATCCCGCGGCCCTGGAGCGGTGGGGGGTGATCAATCTCGTTACGGCCGAATCCGAACTGCCGGCTGTGTCGATGTCATGGGCGCGTCAACTGGCAGCGGGTCCAACCGTCGCACTTAAAGGGATCAAGATGCTTGCCAATCTTTCGGCGCGGCACGGCATCGCCGGCGCAGATGCCCGGCAGACCGAGATCAGCAACATGATGTGGGCGAGTGCGGATCAAAAGCGCGGTCTCGAGTCGTTTGCCAAGTCGGGCCCGGGTTCGGCCATTTTCGAGGGGAACTGA
- a CDS encoding TetR/AcrR family transcriptional regulator → MISPWNATTHAVSSKPPTAAATPYHHGNLRNALIAEGRRALEDIGARELSLRYLARAVGVSEAAPSRHFAGKEGLLAAIAADGFRDLARMRSGIMQSDSSAMTKAHQMMRAYVDFARAHKGLFDLMIGPRIVAQNSYPELTEEGAKSFRLFATVVENAALENGWPKRSLTLVTHAAWSVEHGLATLILSDRVPRSDYPIRLDQMIDFSISVFLSAIAAGPAQLEAVMNALPPVKQRSQLTESRTD, encoded by the coding sequence ATGATTTCCCCTTGGAACGCCACTACCCATGCTGTGAGTTCGAAACCGCCCACCGCCGCCGCTACGCCCTATCACCATGGAAATTTGCGCAACGCGCTCATCGCCGAGGGCCGCCGTGCGCTCGAAGATATTGGCGCTCGCGAGCTAAGTCTGAGGTACCTGGCGCGTGCCGTCGGCGTGTCCGAGGCCGCGCCGTCGCGGCATTTCGCAGGAAAGGAAGGGCTACTCGCGGCGATCGCGGCCGATGGATTCCGTGATCTTGCGCGAATGCGCAGCGGGATAATGCAGTCCGATAGCTCCGCGATGACGAAGGCCCATCAGATGATGCGCGCATATGTTGATTTCGCGCGAGCACACAAAGGGCTTTTCGACTTGATGATCGGGCCTCGGATCGTCGCGCAGAATTCGTATCCGGAGCTCACCGAGGAAGGTGCGAAGTCGTTCCGGCTGTTTGCAACCGTAGTTGAGAACGCCGCGCTCGAAAACGGCTGGCCAAAGCGTTCGCTGACTTTGGTCACGCACGCTGCCTGGAGCGTCGAGCACGGGCTCGCAACCTTGATACTTTCCGACCGGGTGCCACGATCCGACTATCCCATTCGGCTCGATCAGATGATCGACTTCTCGATTTCCGTTTTCCTGAGCGCCATCGCTGCCGGGCCAGCGCAACTCGAGGCTGTCATGAATGCGCTGCCGCCAGTGAAGCAACGCTCTCAGTTGACGGAATCCAGAACAGATTGA
- a CDS encoding MarR family winged helix-turn-helix transcriptional regulator: protein MRWPVLIGRSLRQYYRGMSIHPTHGPALDNALAYWVSRVHTRLTHLVNRRTRAELGITGPQAWALHLIASGRCSSASDIAHECGIDLGAVTRLLDRVEKLDLLQRIRSTSDRRMVRLELTECGKSLAMRVPPIVDSIFQHAQTGLTPAEADLLQGLLRRVHLNCE, encoded by the coding sequence ATGCGCTGGCCAGTGTTGATTGGCCGCTCGCTGCGCCAGTACTATCGCGGCATGTCTATCCATCCGACACACGGCCCGGCGCTCGACAACGCTCTTGCATACTGGGTCTCGCGCGTTCATACGCGGCTCACCCATCTGGTCAATCGGCGAACGCGTGCGGAACTGGGTATCACCGGCCCACAAGCGTGGGCCCTTCACTTGATAGCCAGCGGGCGCTGCAGCAGCGCGTCGGACATCGCTCATGAATGCGGCATCGATCTTGGCGCCGTAACGAGGCTTCTCGATCGCGTCGAGAAGCTAGACCTGCTCCAGCGAATCCGCAGCACGAGTGACCGGCGCATGGTTCGGCTAGAGCTGACCGAATGCGGCAAGTCGCTGGCAATGCGCGTGCCGCCCATCGTTGATTCCATCTTTCAACACGCTCAAACTGGCCTGACTCCCGCAGAAGCGGACCTCCTGCAAGGTTTGCTTCGCCGCGTTCACTTGAATTGCGAATAG
- a CDS encoding LysR family transcriptional regulator: protein MEYIESLHVFCAVVETKGIRRAAAMLGTTPPTISRAIASLEARLGIRLFNRTTRQFSTTESADRIYEKCRRILDDITNLEARITSATQVPTGVLRVAAHTTATISRLVPLVSTFRSKYPEVTLDITLTERPVDLVVDGFDLGIVLPYMLASDQVVSSILERMPLGIFATEGYLRNRHRPTTPVDLGRHTFVVMPPSLRKPALTFRGTGQQDVTVQIKYAIASNSPLFNREMVLSGLGIGALPIPLVQEDIKSGSLVRLLDQFEIKEGEVEIRLAYATRTLLPAKVKAFIDHANAFFGQATPS from the coding sequence ATGGAATATATCGAGAGTTTGCATGTGTTTTGTGCCGTCGTCGAGACAAAGGGAATCAGGCGAGCCGCCGCCATGCTGGGCACGACGCCCCCGACAATCTCGAGGGCCATCGCCTCGCTGGAGGCGCGTCTCGGGATCCGGTTGTTCAATCGCACCACGCGGCAATTTTCCACTACTGAATCGGCCGACCGCATCTATGAAAAATGCCGCCGCATTCTGGACGACATCACGAATCTCGAGGCGAGAATAACGAGCGCAACACAAGTTCCGACCGGTGTTTTGCGCGTGGCCGCTCACACCACGGCGACAATCAGCAGACTCGTTCCGCTCGTATCGACGTTCAGGTCGAAGTATCCGGAAGTCACTCTGGATATTACATTGACCGAGCGCCCGGTCGATCTCGTTGTCGACGGGTTTGATCTGGGCATCGTGTTGCCTTATATGCTCGCCTCAGACCAGGTTGTGAGCAGTATACTGGAGCGCATGCCGCTCGGCATCTTTGCAACAGAGGGATACCTGAGAAATCGCCATCGCCCCACGACACCGGTCGACCTTGGCAGGCACACATTCGTTGTCATGCCCCCTTCTTTGCGCAAGCCCGCGCTCACGTTTCGTGGTACAGGGCAACAGGACGTGACGGTTCAGATCAAATACGCCATTGCTTCGAATAGTCCACTCTTTAATCGCGAGATGGTTCTGAGCGGGCTTGGAATCGGCGCATTGCCAATCCCTCTTGTCCAGGAAGACATCAAGTCCGGCAGCCTTGTGAGGCTATTGGATCAGTTCGAGATAAAAGAGGGAGAGGTCGAGATCAGGCTGGCCTACGCCACGCGCACACTGCTGCCAGCGAAAGTAAAAGCTTTCATCGATCACGCCAACGCATTTTTCGGTCAAGCTACCCCTTCTTGA
- a CDS encoding DUF302 domain-containing protein yields MSSEVTVVETRFEGVRVEVRTPVPFDKFVDRLGKLCGKSSIPELVKLAKEDISEATYVSEVERRFVGESGFMLFSEIDHGGWIGKFGIKRRTVRWILGNPLIAITMLRHDISAGLFAPVEVLLTESEDCEGTVVTYVRPSSLIVLGDSPELKSAAKALDRKFEELIDRMTALR; encoded by the coding sequence ATGAGCAGTGAAGTCACCGTTGTTGAAACGCGGTTTGAGGGTGTACGTGTTGAGGTCAGGACGCCCGTGCCTTTTGACAAATTCGTGGACCGCCTTGGCAAGCTTTGCGGAAAGTCGTCAATTCCTGAACTGGTGAAGCTCGCCAAAGAAGACATTTCGGAAGCGACCTATGTGAGCGAGGTAGAGCGGCGTTTTGTTGGCGAGAGTGGCTTCATGCTCTTTAGCGAGATCGATCACGGGGGCTGGATCGGGAAATTTGGCATCAAACGTCGAACGGTACGCTGGATTCTGGGAAATCCGCTCATCGCGATTACGATGCTTCGTCACGATATTTCCGCCGGTCTGTTCGCACCCGTCGAAGTGCTGCTGACCGAGTCAGAGGATTGCGAGGGTACTGTTGTGACTTACGTTCGTCCATCATCGCTCATCGTGCTCGGCGATAGTCCGGAACTCAAGAGCGCTGCGAAGGCGCTTGACCGGAAGTTCGAAGAACTGATCGACCGGATGACTGCACTGCGTTGA